In a genomic window of Pelotomaculum thermopropionicum SI:
- the ArsR gene encoding predicted transcriptional regulator has translation MEEAIDLLEERAELLKALAHPSRLAILETLKEGERCVCEIIDRVVLEQSNTSQHLNVLKKSGILGSRKEGARVIYWVTNPEIYKLLDILDAVIMDKAEKSSRLLVQSRSTGGTGSV, from the coding sequence GTGGAAGAGGCGATAGATTTGCTTGAAGAGCGAGCCGAACTGCTGAAAGCCCTGGCCCATCCATCGCGGCTGGCCATCCTGGAAACCCTGAAAGAAGGCGAAAGATGCGTTTGTGAAATTATCGACAGGGTTGTCCTGGAGCAGTCAAACACCTCGCAGCATTTAAACGTTTTAAAAAAGTCGGGCATTCTGGGCAGCCGGAAGGAAGGGGCCAGGGTTATCTACTGGGTAACCAATCCCGAGATTTATAAACTGCTCGACATACTGGATGCAGTAATTATGGACAAGGCAGAAAAGTCATCCAGGCTGCTGGTGCAGTCCAGAAGTACGGGTGGCACCGGCAGCGTGTAA
- the ThiC gene encoding thiamine biosynthesis protein: protein MNYATQMEAARKGIITREMETVARKEMVDPAKLRELIAEGRVVIPANKNHASLDPCGIGQGLRTKINVNLGVSRDCCNIGMELEKARLAIELKADAIMDLSCYGRTEEFRRRLIEMSPAAVGTVPVYDAVGFYGKELKEISAEEFLGVVEKHAQDGVDFMTIHAGINRETAARFKKNPRLTNIVSRGGSLLFAWMELNGRENPFYEYFDELLEICRKYDVTISLGDACRPGSVKDATDASQIQELIVLGELTKRAWEKDVQVMIEGPGHMPLNEIIPNMLLEKKLCHGAPFYVLGPLVTDVAPGYDHITSAIGGAIAAASGADFLCYVTPAEHLRLPTLEDMKEGIIASRIAAHAADIAKGVPGARQWDDKMSEARRNLDWQKMFELALDPEKARRYRAESQPESEDTCTMCGKMCAVRNMNRVLSGAGPDG, encoded by the coding sequence GTGAATTACGCCACCCAGATGGAGGCTGCCCGGAAGGGAATCATCACCCGGGAAATGGAAACCGTTGCCCGCAAGGAGATGGTTGACCCTGCAAAGCTGCGGGAATTGATAGCGGAGGGCAGGGTGGTCATCCCGGCCAACAAAAATCACGCCTCGCTTGACCCGTGCGGCATTGGCCAGGGCTTGAGGACCAAGATCAACGTGAACCTGGGAGTTTCCAGGGACTGCTGCAATATCGGGATGGAACTGGAGAAGGCCAGGCTGGCCATAGAGCTAAAGGCCGACGCCATTATGGACCTGAGCTGTTACGGGCGGACGGAGGAATTCAGGCGGCGGCTGATTGAGATGTCGCCGGCGGCGGTGGGCACCGTGCCGGTTTATGATGCCGTCGGCTTTTACGGCAAAGAATTGAAAGAAATTTCAGCCGAAGAATTTCTGGGAGTGGTGGAGAAGCACGCTCAGGACGGCGTGGACTTCATGACCATTCACGCCGGCATTAACCGCGAGACGGCCGCCCGCTTTAAAAAGAACCCGCGGCTGACCAATATCGTTTCCAGAGGGGGCTCCCTGCTTTTTGCCTGGATGGAGCTTAACGGCAGGGAAAATCCCTTTTATGAGTATTTTGACGAGCTTTTGGAGATTTGCAGGAAATACGACGTTACCATCAGCCTGGGCGATGCCTGCCGGCCCGGCAGCGTTAAAGACGCCACCGATGCCTCCCAGATCCAGGAGCTAATAGTACTGGGGGAACTGACCAAAAGAGCCTGGGAGAAGGATGTGCAGGTGATGATCGAAGGACCGGGCCACATGCCCCTTAATGAAATTATACCGAACATGCTTCTGGAGAAAAAGCTGTGCCACGGGGCCCCGTTTTACGTGCTGGGGCCGCTGGTAACAGACGTCGCCCCCGGCTACGACCATATTACCAGCGCCATCGGAGGGGCCATTGCTGCCGCCAGCGGGGCCGACTTTCTCTGTTACGTCACCCCGGCGGAGCATTTGCGGCTGCCCACCCTGGAGGATATGAAAGAAGGCATCATTGCATCCCGCATTGCCGCCCACGCCGCCGATATAGCCAAGGGGGTGCCCGGGGCGCGGCAGTGGGACGATAAGATGAGCGAAGCCAGGCGCAACCTGGACTGGCAAAAGATGTTCGAGCTGGCGCTGGACCCGGAAAAGGCAAGGCGCTACAGGGCCGAATCGCAGCCGGAAAGCGAGGATACCTGCACCATGTGCGGCAAAATGTGCGCCGTGCGCAACATGAACAGGGTGCTGAGCGGCGCCGGCCCGGACGGGTAA
- a CDS encoding conserved protein (domain typically associated with flavoprotein oxygenases, DIM6/NTAB family), whose translation MCSEPPTVYVSVRPVGRYSYRQLKESGEFVINIPSADLARVVDYCGNVSGGEVDKFKETGLTPVPAAHVRAPLIAECPVNVECRVKQVIPLGSHDAFIADVLAVHFNEDVLDERGRPDLDKIKPYGYCINEYRLVSGKLGFYGYSRKE comes from the coding sequence ATGTGCTCCGAGCCGCCGACGGTGTATGTAAGCGTCCGCCCCGTCGGCCGGTATTCCTACCGGCAGCTCAAGGAGTCCGGCGAATTTGTGATCAACATCCCCTCGGCCGATCTGGCCAGAGTGGTGGATTACTGCGGCAATGTATCAGGAGGCGAAGTGGATAAGTTTAAAGAAACCGGTCTTACCCCGGTGCCTGCTGCCCACGTCAGGGCTCCCCTGATTGCGGAATGCCCGGTTAACGTTGAGTGCAGGGTGAAACAGGTAATTCCCCTCGGCAGCCACGACGCTTTTATAGCCGACGTGCTGGCGGTGCATTTTAATGAAGACGTCCTGGATGAAAGGGGCCGGCCCGACCTGGATAAAATCAAGCCTTACGGCTACTGCATCAACGAATACCGGCTTGTATCCGGAAAGTTGGGCTTTTACGGGTATTCGAGGAAAGAGTGA
- a CDS encoding predicted permease yields the protein MKERDKFFILLGIFLIAFYLPLQNPRVQSAILEAFYMLQDYAQKHVLTCLVPAFFIAGAIAVFVSQASVLKYFGAGANKILSYSVASVSGTVLAVCSCTVLPLFAGIYKRGAGIGPAVAFLYSGPAINVLAIILTARVLGFELGVARAVGAVFFSIIIGLLMHLFFLKEEREKKAAALSLPPPPEDRRALWQYAVYFATMVLILIFAAWGKPPQPVGFFNAVYQVHWYLTLFFLAVLAVILIIWFNKEEMAAWVESTWNFAKQIFPLLLGGVLAAGFLMGRPDADAGIIPAKHISALVGGNSFSANLIAAVAGAFMYFATLTEVPILQGLLGSGMGRGPALALLLAGPALSLPSMIVIGKILGTKKTLVFISLVIILSTFAGMIFGAIQG from the coding sequence ATGAAGGAACGCGACAAATTTTTTATATTGCTAGGTATATTCCTTATAGCCTTTTATCTCCCGCTCCAAAATCCGCGGGTGCAGTCGGCCATACTGGAAGCCTTCTACATGCTCCAGGACTACGCCCAGAAGCACGTGCTGACCTGCCTGGTGCCGGCCTTCTTTATCGCCGGGGCCATTGCGGTTTTCGTGTCGCAGGCGTCGGTGTTAAAATATTTCGGGGCAGGGGCCAACAAAATTCTCTCCTACAGCGTGGCCTCGGTGTCCGGCACGGTACTTGCGGTATGTTCCTGTACTGTTCTGCCCCTTTTTGCCGGAATTTACAAGCGCGGCGCGGGCATCGGGCCGGCCGTGGCTTTTTTGTACTCCGGCCCGGCTATAAACGTTCTGGCCATCATCCTCACCGCCCGCGTACTGGGATTTGAACTGGGTGTGGCACGGGCGGTTGGAGCGGTATTTTTCTCAATAATTATAGGGCTTTTAATGCACTTGTTCTTCTTAAAAGAAGAAAGAGAAAAAAAAGCAGCAGCGCTGAGCCTGCCGCCGCCCCCGGAAGACAGGCGGGCTTTGTGGCAGTACGCGGTGTATTTTGCAACGATGGTGCTCATCCTCATCTTCGCAGCCTGGGGAAAACCTCCGCAACCGGTAGGCTTTTTCAACGCAGTTTACCAGGTGCACTGGTACCTGACGTTGTTCTTTCTGGCCGTACTGGCGGTAATACTAATAATTTGGTTTAATAAAGAAGAAATGGCAGCCTGGGTAGAATCTACCTGGAACTTTGCCAAGCAGATCTTCCCCCTGCTCCTGGGTGGCGTGCTGGCAGCCGGTTTCTTAATGGGCAGGCCGGATGCCGACGCCGGAATTATCCCGGCAAAACATATTTCTGCTCTGGTAGGCGGCAACTCATTCAGCGCCAACCTTATTGCTGCCGTTGCAGGCGCCTTCATGTACTTCGCCACTTTAACCGAAGTGCCCATTCTGCAGGGCCTGCTGGGCAGCGGCATGGGCAGGGGGCCGGCGCTTGCCCTGCTGCTGGCCGGCCCGGCGCTGAGCCTGCCGAGCATGATTGTAATCGGTAAGATCCTGGGAACCAAAAAGACGCTGGTTTTTATTTCGCTTGTTATTATACTGTCCACGTTCGCAGGGATGATCTTCGGAGCAATCCAGGGATAG
- a CDS encoding predicted phosphatase homologous (the C-terminal domain of histone macroH2A1), with protein sequence MKGAGPTWIKSSLTATASTNTGLYPESWAFTGIRGKSELEKEGCFVEARLGNTVIKIIKGDITLQDTEAIVNAANSSLMGGGGVDGAIHRAGGPQILQECKEIRARQGMLPTGQAVITGGGRLKARYVIHTVGPVWSGGSKGEDGLLRSAYHNSLSLAREKGIRSISFPSISTGVYRFPVDRAARIALRTVRDFVTANPGIDEVRFVLFTDQILREFEAAWAEINAGPACTG encoded by the coding sequence ATGAAAGGGGCCGGCCCGACCTGGATAAAATCAAGCCTTACGGCTACTGCATCAACGAATACCGGCTTGTATCCGGAAAGTTGGGCTTTTACGGGTATTCGAGGAAAGAGTGAATTGGAAAAGGAGGGCTGTTTTGTGGAAGCGCGTTTGGGAAATACTGTCATAAAGATAATTAAAGGAGATATTACCCTGCAGGATACCGAGGCCATTGTAAATGCGGCGAACTCAAGCCTGATGGGCGGGGGCGGGGTGGACGGCGCCATTCACCGTGCCGGCGGCCCGCAGATTCTTCAGGAATGTAAGGAGATTCGCGCCCGGCAGGGCATGCTGCCCACCGGCCAGGCCGTTATTACCGGCGGCGGACGCCTTAAAGCGCGCTATGTCATCCATACCGTGGGGCCGGTGTGGTCCGGCGGCAGCAAGGGGGAGGACGGCCTGTTGCGCAGCGCCTACCATAACAGCCTTTCCCTGGCCAGGGAGAAAGGCATCCGGTCCATTTCCTTTCCTTCAATAAGCACCGGCGTTTACCGCTTTCCCGTCGACCGGGCGGCCCGCATTGCCCTGCGCACCGTGCGCGATTTCGTCACGGCCAACCCGGGGATCGATGAAGTGCGCTTTGTGCTCTTCACCGATCAGATCCTGCGGGAGTTTGAAGCGGCCTGGGCGGAAATAAACGCCGGGCCTGCATGTACGGGATGA